Proteins encoded together in one Acipenser ruthenus chromosome 40, fAciRut3.2 maternal haplotype, whole genome shotgun sequence window:
- the LOC117397243 gene encoding glucose-6-phosphate exchanger SLC37A2: MRSSLAPGIKLITSFSRDSWYRGFTLFLTFLFYTSYHLSRKPISIVKSELHRNCSNVVRPLNFTGSNETWCDWAPFDQDNYQTLFGALDNSFLVAYAIGMFFSGIFGERLSLRYYLTAGMLLSGFFTSLVGLGFYWNIHNIWFYVFAQAMNGLVQTTGWPAVVSCVGNWFGKGKRGLIMGVWNSHTSVGNILGSLIAGVFVSSAWGLSFIVPGIIIGVMGVICFFFLVEKPEDVNCSLPQHHCEQDPNLNSTANEEIFGSPSHSLANGSIPVEPANEEPKAIGFVAALRIPGVVEFSLCLLFAKLVSYTFLYWLPLYIANVAHFDAKAAGDLSTLFDLGGIFGGILAGVVSDYTGGRATSCCVMLIAAAPMLFVYNRIGEYGLGTTIGMLLLCGGLVNGPYALITTAVAADLGTHESLRGNSKALSTVTAIIDGTGSIGAALGPLLAGLISPTGWNNVFYMLITADILACLFLSRLVYKEVRGWCGFYTRMRGFKEI, from the exons ATGAGGTCTTCACTGGCGCCTGGGATCAAACTGATTACTTCCTTTTCAAGGGACAGTTG GTACCGGGGCTTCACCCTTTTTCTGACGTTCCTCTTCTACACCAGCTACCACCTCTCCCGAAAACCCATCAGCATTGTCAAG AGTGAATTGCACAGAAATTGCTCCAATGTGGTCCGGCCTCTTAACTTTACCGGCTCCAACGAGACGTGGTGTGACTGGGCCCCCTTCG ATCAGGATAACTACCAGACCCTGTTTGGTGCTCTGGATAACTCATTCTTGGTTGCTTACGCCATAGGAATGTTCTTCAG TGGGATCTTTGGCGAGCGTCTCTCTCTCCGGTACTACCTCACCGCTGGGATGCTGCTGAGCGGTTTCTTCACCTCTCTCGTAGGTCTCGGCTTCTACTGGAATATTCACAACATCTGGTTCTATGTCTTTGCTCAG GCCATGAACGGTTTAGTACAGACTACAGGGTGGCCGGCTGTAGTCTCCTGTGTTGGGAACTGGTTTGGAAAGGGGAA GCGTGGGCTCATCATGGGCGTGTGGAACTCCCACACCTCCGTGGGCAACATCCTGGGGTCCTTGATAGCGGGTGTCTTCGTGTCGTCGGCGTGGGGGCTGTCTTTCATTGTGCCTGGAATCATCATTGGGGTCATGGGAGTCATCTGCTTCTTCTTCCTGGTGGAAA aACCGGAAGATGTGAACTGCAGCCTTCCCCAGCACCAT TGTGAGCAGGACCCTAATCTCAACTCTACAGCCAATGAGGAGATATTCGGCAGCCCTTCCCACAGCCTGGCCAATGGCAGCATCCCAGTGGAACCAGCCAATGAGGAGCCAAAGGCCATCGGTTTCGTGGCAGCGTTGAGGATCCCG GGCGTGGTGGAGTTCtctctgtgtctgctgtttgCCAAGCTGGTCAGCTACACCTTTCTGTATTGGCTGCCCCTCTACATCGCTAACGTTG CACATTTTGATGCCAAGGCTGCTGGAGACCTGTCCACCCTCTTTGACTTAGGGGGAATTTTTG GTGGAATCCTTGCTGGTGTTGTGTCAGACTATACAGGAGGCAGAGCCACCTCATGCTGCGTCATGTTAATTGCAGCAGCGCCAATG ttgtTCGTGTACAATCGAATTGGAGAGTACGGTCTCGGGACGACGATAG gaatgctgctgctgtgtggTGGTTTGGTGAACGGCCCCTACGCTCTCATAACTACAGCTGTAGCTGCTGACCTG GGAACTCATGAAAGTCTAAGAGGGAACTCCAAAGCTCTTTCCACTGTCACCGCCATCATCGACGGCACTGGTTCCATAG GTGCTGCTCTTGGTCCTCTGCTGGCTGGTTTGATCTCTCCAACCGGGTGGAACAATGTGTTTTACATGTTGATCACTGCTGACATCCTGGCCTGTTTG